Proteins encoded in a region of the Pseudomonas shahriarae genome:
- a CDS encoding AraC family transcriptional regulator: MSSLHHAWLGPYEISSTTCTGLTFARHSHDECVIGVNLVGAEQVWLDRRTFEAGPGSITLYNPGQIQGGGAAEGAPWHFVSLYAGADRLATDLGLAHLEFDRALCFAPELAAQLAQAAKGALSADPLVCGLSEDALVLLLGEVVRLSGVRLPSSASAGSGMVAQAQELLAAQLHQGVALDTLGDELGLSKFHVLRTFQKETGLSPRQWAMQLRTRRAKGLLRSGLSAAEVAHEVGFADQSHLNRHFRAAYGITPGRYQSAIRSKTTQRPQPQTDL, from the coding sequence ATGAGTTCCCTGCACCACGCCTGGCTGGGCCCTTACGAAATCAGCAGCACCACCTGCACCGGCCTGACCTTTGCCCGGCATAGCCACGACGAGTGCGTGATTGGCGTCAACCTGGTCGGCGCCGAGCAGGTGTGGCTGGACCGGCGCACCTTCGAGGCCGGGCCGGGCAGTATCACCCTGTACAACCCCGGCCAGATCCAGGGCGGCGGCGCGGCCGAGGGGGCACCCTGGCACTTTGTCAGCCTGTACGCCGGGGCCGATCGCCTGGCCACCGACCTTGGGCTGGCGCACCTGGAGTTCGATCGTGCGCTGTGCTTTGCCCCGGAACTGGCGGCGCAACTGGCCCAGGCCGCCAAGGGCGCATTAAGCGCCGACCCACTGGTTTGCGGGCTGAGTGAAGACGCCCTGGTGTTGCTGCTGGGCGAAGTGGTCAGGCTCAGTGGTGTGCGCCTGCCCAGTAGCGCCAGCGCCGGGTCGGGGATGGTGGCCCAGGCTCAGGAACTACTCGCTGCGCAGTTACATCAAGGCGTGGCGCTGGATACCCTGGGCGACGAGTTGGGCCTGTCGAAATTCCACGTCCTGCGCACCTTTCAGAAAGAAACCGGCCTGAGCCCCCGGCAGTGGGCCATGCAGTTGCGTACCCGCCGAGCAAAAGGCCTGCTGCGCAGCGGCCTGAGCGCCGCTGAAGTCGCCCATGAAGTGGGCTTTGCCGACCAGAGCCACCTCAACCGGCACTTCCGTGCGGCGTATGGTATTACCCCTGGCCGTTATCAGAGCGCAATCCGGTCCAAGACAACTCAGCGCCCGCAGCCGCAAACTGACCTGTAG
- the arsH gene encoding arsenical resistance protein ArsH, which produces MTTLPNLDLTLSTPLHADTAQRPRILLLYGSNRTRSFSRLLVEEAARVLQHLGAETRIFNPAGLPMPDDAPNDHPKVQELLALMQWSEGQVWCSPERHGSMSAVFKAQIDWVPLALGAIRPTQGKTLAVMQVCGGSQSFNTVNQLRVLGRWMRMLTIPNQSSVPKAFMEFDDQDRMKPSALYDRVVDVMEELVKFTLLVREHPELVQRYSERKEDAQALSDRVNQRSI; this is translated from the coding sequence ATGACCACCCTACCCAACCTCGACCTCACATTGAGCACCCCACTCCACGCTGACACCGCACAACGGCCACGGATTCTCCTGCTCTATGGTTCCAACCGTACGCGCTCTTTCAGCCGACTCCTGGTGGAAGAAGCGGCGCGCGTGCTTCAGCATCTAGGCGCCGAGACACGGATCTTCAACCCCGCCGGCCTGCCAATGCCGGACGATGCTCCGAACGATCACCCCAAGGTCCAGGAACTACTGGCCTTGATGCAATGGTCCGAAGGCCAGGTGTGGTGCTCACCGGAACGGCACGGCTCGATGTCAGCAGTGTTCAAGGCGCAAATCGACTGGGTACCCCTGGCACTGGGTGCCATCCGCCCAACCCAGGGCAAGACCCTGGCGGTGATGCAAGTCTGCGGCGGCTCGCAGTCTTTCAACACTGTCAACCAACTGCGCGTCCTGGGGCGCTGGATGCGTATGCTGACCATCCCCAACCAGTCATCTGTGCCCAAGGCCTTCATGGAGTTCGACGATCAGGACCGGATGAAACCTTCAGCCCTCTATGATCGCGTGGTGGATGTCATGGAAGAGTTGGTCAAGTTCACCCTGCTGGTGCGTGAGCATCCGGAACTGGTGCAGCGCTATTCTGAGCGCAAGGAAGATGCTCAAGCGCTCTCTGACCGGGTCAATCAACGGTCGATCTGA
- a CDS encoding arsenate reductase ArsC, whose translation MKVLFICTANSCRSILSEALFNHLAPPGFHAISAGSFPKGQVLPRSLSTLQAAGISTDGLYSKGNEAFADSPPDIVISVCDKAAQEACPVYFGPAIKAHWGLEDPSDLHGDEAQIDAAFQATLQIIETRCRALFDLPFNRLDAAQIKAELDRIGLL comes from the coding sequence ATGAAAGTCCTGTTCATCTGCACCGCCAACAGCTGCCGCAGTATCCTCAGCGAAGCCCTGTTCAACCACCTGGCCCCGCCAGGGTTCCATGCCATCAGCGCCGGGAGCTTTCCCAAGGGCCAGGTCCTGCCACGCAGCCTGAGTACATTGCAGGCCGCGGGCATCAGCACCGACGGTTTGTACAGCAAGGGCAACGAGGCCTTTGCAGACAGCCCACCCGACATTGTGATCAGCGTGTGCGACAAAGCCGCCCAGGAAGCCTGCCCGGTGTACTTTGGCCCGGCAATCAAGGCGCATTGGGGGCTTGAGGATCCGTCGGACCTACACGGCGACGAGGCGCAGATTGACGCCGCCTTCCAGGCCACCCTGCAGATCATCGAAACCCGCTGCCGGGCGCTGTTCGACCTCCCGTTCAACCGCCTCGATGCGGCACAGATCAAGGCTGAGCTGGATCGTATTGGCTTGTTATAA
- a CDS encoding arsenic transporter, with product MLIAFAIFLVTIVLVIWQPKGLGVGWSASIGAILALACGVISLADIPVVWQIIWNATGTFVALIIISLILDEAGFFAWAALHVARWGRGRGRRLFAYMVLLGALVSALFANDGAALILTPIVMSMLLALRFSPAATLAFVMGAGFIADTASLPLVVSNLVNIVSADYFNIGFNQYAAVMVPVNLVSVAATLAVLLWFFRRDIPHSYDPADLPEPASAIHDPATFHAAWWVLGILLVGCFALEPLGIPISAISAACALLLLVIAAKGHKISTRKVLKEAPWQIVIFSLGMYLVVYGLRNAGLTTYLATWLNTFADYGVWGAALGTGLLTALLSSVMNNLPTVLIGALSIEASHAVGVVKEAMIYANVIGSDLGPKITPIGSLATLLWLHILARKGIRITWGYYFKVGIVLTLPVLLLTLAALALRLSV from the coding sequence ATGCTGATCGCCTTCGCGATATTTCTCGTCACCATTGTCTTGGTCATCTGGCAACCCAAAGGCCTGGGGGTTGGCTGGAGCGCATCCATAGGCGCGATCCTGGCCCTGGCTTGCGGCGTCATCAGCCTGGCGGACATCCCCGTGGTGTGGCAGATCATCTGGAATGCCACCGGCACCTTCGTCGCCCTGATCATCATCAGCCTGATCCTCGACGAGGCCGGCTTCTTCGCCTGGGCCGCGCTGCATGTCGCGCGCTGGGGGCGCGGCCGTGGCCGCCGGCTGTTCGCCTATATGGTGCTGCTGGGGGCGCTGGTCTCGGCACTGTTCGCCAATGACGGTGCGGCCCTGATCCTGACGCCGATTGTCATGTCGATGCTTCTGGCCCTGCGCTTCTCACCCGCCGCCACCCTGGCCTTCGTGATGGGCGCAGGGTTTATCGCCGACACCGCCAGCCTGCCGCTGGTGGTCTCCAACCTGGTGAATATCGTCTCGGCGGACTACTTCAACATCGGCTTCAACCAGTACGCGGCAGTGATGGTGCCAGTCAACCTGGTCAGCGTCGCCGCTACCCTGGCCGTGCTGCTGTGGTTCTTCCGTCGTGACATCCCGCACAGTTATGACCCCGCCGACCTGCCTGAACCGGCCAGTGCCATTCATGACCCGGCAACTTTCCACGCGGCCTGGTGGGTGCTGGGCATCCTGCTGGTCGGCTGCTTTGCCCTCGAACCCCTGGGTATTCCCATCAGCGCCATCTCGGCCGCCTGCGCCCTGCTCCTGCTGGTGATCGCCGCCAAAGGCCACAAGATTTCCACACGCAAGGTGCTCAAGGAAGCGCCCTGGCAGATCGTGATTTTCTCCCTGGGCATGTACCTGGTGGTCTACGGCCTGCGTAACGCCGGACTGACCACTTACCTCGCCACCTGGCTCAACACCTTCGCCGATTACGGCGTGTGGGGCGCGGCCCTGGGCACCGGGTTGCTGACGGCGCTGCTGTCTTCGGTGATGAACAACCTGCCGACGGTGCTGATCGGCGCGCTGTCCATCGAGGCCAGCCATGCCGTGGGCGTGGTCAAGGAGGCGATGATCTACGCCAACGTGATCGGCAGCGACCTGGGCCCGAAAATCACCCCTATCGGCAGCCTGGCGACGTTGCTCTGGCTGCATATCCTGGCGCGCAAGGGCATCCGTATTACGTGGGGGTACTACTTCAAGGTCGGCATCGTCCTGACCTTGCCGGTGCTATTGCTTACCCTGGCGGCGCTGGCCCTGCGCCTGAGTGTTTAA
- a CDS encoding metalloregulator ArsR/SmtB family transcription factor has translation MSDPFSPPDVFKCLADATRIRLILLILREGELCVCELIHALDDSQPKISRHLAQLRSCALLVDRRQGQWIYYRLNPQLPQWVSTVLETTLQANQAWLQSDAQRLAAMGDRPQRASTCC, from the coding sequence ATGAGCGATCCGTTCTCCCCCCCAGACGTTTTTAAATGCCTGGCCGATGCGACACGCATCAGGCTGATCTTGTTGATCCTGCGCGAAGGCGAGCTGTGCGTCTGCGAGCTGATCCATGCCCTGGATGACAGCCAGCCAAAAATTTCCCGTCACCTGGCCCAACTGCGCAGTTGCGCACTGCTGGTAGACCGTCGCCAGGGCCAGTGGATTTACTACCGCCTCAACCCCCAGTTGCCGCAATGGGTGAGCACGGTGCTGGAGACCACCTTGCAAGCCAATCAAGCCTGGCTGCAAAGCGACGCACAGCGCCTGGCGGCAATGGGTGACCGACCGCAACGCGCCAGCACCTGCTGCTGA
- a CDS encoding AzlC family ABC transporter permease produces MPTALPHYAFARGAIAVIPLSLACAPWGLLAGSLAIDAQFTPLESQGLSAIVFAGAAQLVAIGMVKSGASLIAILLTTLLLTSQHLLYGMHMRSTLSPLPARWRMSLGFLLTDEFFALVSQYDRQTFNRWYALGVGLTFYVAWNLFTLAGIVLGKSIPNLDQLGLEFSIAATFIALITPVVRDVPTVVCVAVALLFSVLLSYWHWESAVVVSGLLGMSAGYACKRLGVGQR; encoded by the coding sequence ATGCCTACTGCCTTACCGCATTACGCTTTCGCCCGTGGCGCGATTGCGGTTATTCCCCTGTCGCTGGCCTGTGCCCCATGGGGCCTGTTGGCCGGTTCCCTGGCGATTGACGCCCAGTTCACCCCGCTGGAAAGCCAGGGTCTGTCGGCCATTGTGTTTGCCGGTGCGGCGCAGTTGGTGGCGATTGGCATGGTCAAGAGCGGCGCGAGCCTGATCGCCATTTTGCTCACCACCTTGCTGCTGACCTCTCAGCATCTGCTGTATGGCATGCATATGCGCAGCACCCTGTCGCCTTTGCCGGCGCGGTGGCGCATGAGCCTGGGCTTTTTGCTGACCGACGAGTTCTTTGCCCTGGTCAGCCAATACGACCGCCAGACCTTCAACCGCTGGTATGCCCTGGGCGTGGGCCTGACGTTCTACGTGGCCTGGAACCTGTTCACCCTGGCCGGCATCGTGCTCGGCAAGAGCATCCCCAACCTCGATCAACTGGGCCTGGAGTTCTCCATCGCCGCGACCTTTATCGCCTTGATCACCCCGGTGGTGCGTGATGTGCCGACGGTGGTGTGTGTGGCGGTGGCCCTGCTGTTTTCGGTGCTGCTCAGCTACTGGCACTGGGAGTCGGCGGTGGTGGTCTCGGGGTTGTTGGGCATGAGTGCAGGCTATGCCTGCAAGCGCTTGGGAGTGGGGCAGCGATGA
- a CDS encoding AzlD domain-containing protein, with product MIFVMIIGMGLAVFFNRYLFLEPRLPVRLNRGAREFLGFAVPGMLTAICGPIIFLAEHKLNLSPTNPYLLAGICAVALMFWTRSVLTTVLSSMALFYLFRWLL from the coding sequence ATGATTTTTGTGATGATTATCGGCATGGGCCTGGCGGTGTTTTTCAACCGTTATCTGTTTCTTGAGCCGCGCTTGCCGGTTCGCCTGAATCGCGGCGCCCGGGAGTTTCTCGGTTTTGCGGTGCCCGGCATGTTGACGGCAATCTGCGGGCCGATCATTTTCCTGGCCGAGCACAAGCTCAACCTGAGCCCCACCAACCCCTACCTGCTGGCCGGTATCTGCGCGGTGGCCTTGATGTTCTGGACGCGCAGCGTCTTGACCACGGTGCTGTCGAGCATGGCGCTGTTCTATCTGTTTCGCTGGTTGTTGTAG
- a CDS encoding YoaK family protein — MLPSSPKPLVNTVLQHQHKWRGRIGLTLVASLSVLAGMTDAIGFMASGDFVSFMSGNTTRLAVAISEGDLGLTGRLTLLVATFILGNALGVIISRISKRHALPLLLCIATLLCGAAAWPLAEQLPAVLAAIIAMGMLNAAVEQVNGLPVGLTYVTGALSRFGRGLGRWMLGERRDGWRVQLIPWAGMFVGAVIGALLEHQMGIRALLVSGLLSALLGLLSLKIPRRWHLGYMPR, encoded by the coding sequence GTGCTGCCCTCCTCCCCGAAACCCTTGGTCAATACCGTCCTGCAGCATCAGCACAAATGGCGCGGGCGCATTGGCCTGACGCTGGTAGCCAGCCTCTCGGTACTGGCCGGCATGACTGACGCCATTGGCTTTATGGCCAGTGGCGATTTTGTCTCGTTCATGAGCGGCAACACCACGCGGCTGGCGGTGGCGATCAGTGAAGGCGACCTGGGGCTGACCGGACGTCTGACGCTGCTGGTGGCGACGTTTATTCTGGGGAACGCCCTGGGTGTGATCATCAGTCGGATCAGCAAGCGCCACGCGTTGCCGCTGTTGCTATGTATTGCCACGCTATTGTGCGGGGCAGCAGCGTGGCCGCTGGCCGAACAATTGCCTGCCGTGCTGGCCGCGATCATTGCCATGGGCATGCTCAATGCGGCGGTGGAACAGGTCAATGGCCTGCCCGTGGGGCTGACTTACGTGACCGGCGCGTTGTCGCGGTTCGGTCGGGGGCTGGGGCGCTGGATGCTGGGGGAGCGTCGCGATGGCTGGCGCGTACAGTTGATTCCCTGGGCCGGGATGTTTGTCGGCGCGGTGATCGGCGCTTTGCTGGAGCATCAGATGGGCATTCGCGCCCTGCTGGTCAGCGGCCTGCTGTCGGCGCTACTGGGTCTGCTGTCGCTGAAGATCCCACGGCGTTGGCACTTGGGTTATATGCCACGCTGA
- a CDS encoding ABC-F family ATP-binding cassette domain-containing protein, whose protein sequence is MTDVNRLPVLVSLHHVGFQFANGEILLEDLNLSIDYTPTGIVGRNGMGKSVLARLLAGVLVPSCGVIKSSARIAYVPQTIELLPGQTVAQASGCAQTLAALERMARGQAQADDLELIDDRWDLAERLRQALDAAGLAEISPDQPAEQLSGGQLARVALIGALLRAPQLLILDEPTNHLDSAGRDWLLATLNAWRGALVVVSHDRRLLNTLGRIIELSPLGARLYGGNYDDYRAQRDAQQHAAQAALEHARLDRRRERQRLKKDLDSFQRHAASARKHAETANVDAFTKSRWKGAANEIVSNVRSAHVQHKQVLNERVRSAHERVVDETPTFLALPGTLLPAGRQVLTLTDCQLPWLAPHAPSTFINASLCGPIRVAVHGPNGCGKSTLLKLLAGQWQPVSGACTVHVPCAYLDQQLTLLDDRQSIVEQLKLMGTPLAEAELRTRLALLQLDALRVTQPIGQLSGGERLKAAMAIALWRKTPAQLLLLDEPTNHLDLESVMAFEQALQGFSGALIAVSHDAAFLQALKPTHVLTWDAMGWRLEVN, encoded by the coding sequence ATGACTGACGTCAACCGGCTGCCTGTACTTGTTTCCTTGCATCACGTGGGTTTTCAGTTCGCCAATGGCGAGATTCTGCTGGAAGACCTCAACCTGTCTATTGATTACACCCCTACCGGAATTGTCGGCCGTAATGGCATGGGCAAGAGCGTATTGGCGCGCCTGCTGGCCGGCGTGCTTGTTCCGTCCTGTGGCGTGATCAAATCGTCGGCCCGTATCGCCTATGTCCCACAGACCATTGAGCTGTTACCGGGGCAGACCGTGGCCCAGGCCAGCGGTTGCGCACAAACCCTGGCCGCCCTTGAACGCATGGCCCGGGGTCAAGCGCAGGCTGACGACCTGGAACTGATTGATGATCGCTGGGACCTGGCCGAACGCCTGCGCCAGGCACTGGACGCCGCTGGCCTGGCCGAGATCAGCCCCGACCAGCCCGCCGAACAGCTCAGTGGCGGCCAACTGGCCAGGGTCGCGCTGATAGGTGCTTTACTTCGCGCCCCGCAATTGCTGATTCTCGACGAGCCCACCAACCACCTCGACAGCGCCGGTCGCGACTGGCTGCTGGCGACTCTCAACGCCTGGCGCGGCGCCCTGGTGGTGGTCAGTCATGACCGGCGCCTGCTCAACACCCTGGGGCGAATCATCGAGCTGTCGCCCCTCGGGGCCCGGCTCTACGGCGGCAACTACGACGACTACCGGGCGCAGCGCGATGCCCAGCAGCACGCCGCCCAGGCCGCCCTGGAACATGCCCGCCTAGATCGGCGCCGCGAGCGCCAGCGCCTGAAAAAAGACCTCGACAGCTTCCAGCGCCACGCCGCGAGCGCCCGTAAACATGCCGAGACCGCCAACGTCGATGCCTTCACCAAATCCCGCTGGAAAGGCGCCGCCAACGAAATCGTCAGCAACGTGCGCAGCGCCCATGTGCAACACAAACAGGTGTTGAACGAACGCGTGCGCTCGGCCCATGAACGGGTGGTGGACGAAACACCGACCTTCCTCGCCTTGCCCGGCACCCTCCTGCCTGCTGGCCGCCAAGTGCTAACCCTGACCGACTGCCAACTGCCCTGGCTCGCTCCCCACGCGCCGAGCACCTTTATCAACGCAAGCCTGTGTGGGCCGATACGGGTCGCAGTCCACGGGCCCAATGGTTGCGGCAAGTCCACCCTGCTCAAGCTGCTGGCCGGACAATGGCAACCGGTCAGCGGCGCCTGCACGGTGCACGTACCCTGTGCCTATCTCGATCAACAGTTGACGCTGCTCGATGACCGGCAGTCGATCGTCGAACAACTCAAACTGATGGGCACGCCCCTGGCCGAAGCCGAGCTGCGCACCCGCCTGGCCCTGTTGCAACTGGACGCATTGCGCGTAACCCAACCCATCGGCCAGCTCAGTGGCGGCGAGCGGTTGAAGGCCGCCATGGCGATTGCCTTATGGCGCAAGACCCCGGCGCAATTGCTGCTGCTGGACGAGCCCACCAACCATTTGGACCTGGAGTCGGTAATGGCCTTCGAACAGGCTTTGCAAGGGTTTAGCGGCGCGCTGATTGCGGTCTCCCATGACGCGGCATTTCTGCAGGCACTCAAGCCGACTCACGTCCTGACCTGGGACGCCATGGGCTGGCGCTTGGAGGTGAACTGA
- a CDS encoding DNA topoisomerase IB, giving the protein MPDSTVPADLPRDLHYVDDSQPGLSRRKLRGKFQYFDSHGQRLTDADEIQRINALAIPPAYTDVWICADPKGHLQATGRDARGRKQYRYHPRWREVRDSDKYSRLQQFGNALPKLRKQLQAQVDAPGFNREKVLATVVLLLDATLIRVGNSQYARDNRSYGLTTLRTRHVDIKGSEIQFQFRGKSGVEHQVSIKDRRLATVLKRCLELPGQNLFQYLDENGERRTVSSTDVNAYLHSLTGADFTAKDYRTWAGSALALAVLRELAWQPESDAKRHVVEMVKNVARQLGNTPAVCRKCYIHPAVLEHFSQGGLAKLPRPRVRKGLKAEEVGLAMFLEQLQTAASPM; this is encoded by the coding sequence ATGCCCGACTCCACCGTGCCTGCCGACCTGCCCCGTGACCTGCACTACGTTGATGACAGCCAACCGGGCCTGAGCCGCCGTAAACTGCGGGGCAAGTTCCAGTATTTCGACAGCCATGGCCAACGCCTGACCGACGCCGACGAAATCCAGCGGATCAACGCCCTCGCCATCCCGCCGGCCTATACCGACGTGTGGATCTGCGCCGACCCCAAGGGCCATCTGCAGGCTACCGGGCGCGATGCGCGCGGCCGCAAGCAATACCGTTATCACCCACGCTGGCGCGAGGTGCGCGACAGTGACAAGTATTCGCGCCTGCAGCAGTTCGGCAATGCGCTGCCCAAATTGCGCAAGCAACTGCAAGCGCAGGTCGACGCACCGGGCTTCAATCGGGAGAAAGTCCTGGCCACCGTGGTGTTGTTGCTCGATGCCACGCTGATCCGCGTCGGCAACAGCCAATACGCCCGCGATAACCGCTCCTATGGCCTGACCACCCTGCGCACCCGTCACGTGGATATCAAGGGCAGCGAAATCCAGTTCCAGTTCCGTGGCAAGAGCGGTGTCGAGCATCAGGTCAGCATCAAGGACCGGCGCCTGGCCACCGTGCTCAAGCGCTGCCTGGAGTTGCCGGGGCAGAACCTGTTCCAGTACCTGGACGAAAACGGCGAGCGGCGTACCGTCAGCTCCACCGACGTCAACGCCTACCTGCACAGCCTCACCGGCGCCGACTTTACCGCCAAGGACTATCGCACCTGGGCCGGCAGCGCCCTGGCCCTGGCGGTGTTGCGGGAGCTGGCGTGGCAACCGGAGTCGGATGCCAAAAGGCACGTGGTGGAGATGGTCAAGAACGTCGCCCGGCAACTGGGCAACACCCCGGCGGTGTGCCGCAAGTGCTACATCCACCCGGCGGTGCTGGAGCACTTCAGCCAGGGCGGGCTGGCGAAACTGCCCAGGCCCAGGGTGCGCAAGGGCTTGAAAGCCGAAGAGGTGGGGCTGGCGATGTTTCTTGAGCAACTGCAGACGGCGGCATCACCGATGTAG
- the modC gene encoding molybdenum ABC transporter ATP-binding protein codes for MIEVRLQLQYSGFALDVDLKLPGRGVTALYGHSGSGKTTCLRCIAGLERAGDGFVQINEQVWQDSRNGVFVPPHKRALGYVFQEASLFPHLSVLANLEFGLKRIPKAQRRVDMAQATQLLGIGHLLDRHPEHLSGGERQRVGIARALLTSPQLLLMDEPLAALDSQRKGEILPYLERLHDQLEIPVLYVSHAQDEVARLADHIVLLSEGKALASGPIGETLARLDLPLALGDDAGVVINGTVSSHDAHYQLLTLQLPDSPLQMRVAHTPLAPGKHLRFKVRARDVSLSLQPGEHSSILNCLPVTVIQEIPADNSAHVLVRLDAAGTPLLARITRYSRDQLHVHPGQALWAQIKAVAVLA; via the coding sequence ATGATCGAAGTGCGCCTGCAACTGCAGTATTCCGGGTTTGCCCTGGACGTGGACCTGAAGCTGCCGGGGCGGGGCGTCACCGCACTCTACGGGCACTCCGGCTCGGGCAAGACCACCTGCCTGCGCTGCATTGCCGGGTTGGAGCGGGCCGGTGATGGGTTTGTGCAAATCAACGAGCAGGTCTGGCAAGACAGCCGTAACGGGGTGTTTGTACCGCCGCACAAACGTGCCCTCGGTTATGTATTCCAGGAGGCCAGCCTGTTTCCCCACCTGTCGGTGCTGGCCAACCTGGAGTTCGGCCTCAAGCGTATCCCCAAGGCCCAACGCCGCGTGGACATGGCCCAGGCCACGCAACTGCTGGGCATTGGCCACCTGCTGGATCGCCATCCCGAGCATTTGTCCGGCGGTGAGCGCCAGCGCGTCGGCATCGCCCGTGCCCTGCTCACCAGCCCGCAATTGCTGCTGATGGACGAACCCCTGGCTGCCCTCGACAGCCAGCGCAAAGGCGAGATCCTGCCCTATCTGGAGCGCCTGCACGACCAACTGGAAATCCCGGTGCTGTACGTCAGCCATGCCCAGGATGAGGTGGCGCGCCTGGCCGATCACATTGTCCTGCTCAGCGAGGGCAAGGCCCTGGCCAGCGGCCCGATTGGCGAAACCCTGGCGCGGCTCGACCTGCCGCTGGCCCTGGGCGACGATGCCGGCGTGGTGATCAACGGCACGGTCAGCAGCCACGACGCCCACTACCAGTTGCTGACCCTGCAATTGCCCGACAGCCCATTGCAAATGCGCGTGGCCCATACACCGCTGGCGCCGGGCAAACACTTGCGGTTCAAGGTTCGCGCCCGGGATGTCAGCCTCAGCCTGCAACCCGGGGAGCACAGCAGTATTCTCAACTGCTTGCCCGTGACCGTGATCCAGGAGATCCCTGCCGATAACAGTGCCCATGTGCTGGTGCGGCTGGATGCTGCGGGCACGCCGTTGCTGGCGCGGATCACCCGTTACTCGCGGGACCAGTTGCACGTGCATCCCGGGCAGGCACTGTGGGCACAGATCAAGGCGGTCGCGGTACTGGCTTGA
- the modB gene encoding molybdate ABC transporter permease subunit — MPLSSADFSAIWLTLKLASLTTVILLVIGTPIALWLSRTRSWWRGPIGAIVALPLVLPPTVIGFYLLLTMGPHGYLGQFTQWLGLGTLTFSFAGLVIGSVIYSMPFVVQPLQNAFSAIGSRPLEVAATLRANPWDTFFTVILPLARPGFITASILGFAHTVGEFGVVLMIGGNIPDKTRVVSVQIYDHVEAMEYAQAHWLAGAMVVFSFLVLLALYSSRKTKAGWS, encoded by the coding sequence ATGCCCCTATCGAGTGCCGATTTTTCTGCGATCTGGTTGACCCTGAAACTGGCGTCGCTGACCACCGTGATTCTGCTGGTCATCGGCACTCCGATTGCCCTGTGGCTATCGCGCACCCGCTCCTGGTGGCGCGGCCCCATCGGCGCGATCGTGGCCCTGCCGCTGGTGCTGCCGCCCACGGTGATTGGCTTCTACCTGCTGCTGACCATGGGCCCCCATGGCTACCTCGGGCAGTTCACCCAATGGCTGGGCCTGGGCACCCTGACCTTCAGCTTCGCCGGCCTGGTGATTGGCTCGGTGATCTATTCCATGCCGTTTGTGGTGCAACCGTTGCAGAACGCGTTCTCGGCCATCGGCAGTCGCCCCCTGGAAGTCGCCGCCACCTTGCGGGCCAACCCCTGGGATACATTTTTCACGGTGATCCTGCCCCTGGCCCGGCCCGGTTTTATCACCGCGTCAATCCTCGGTTTTGCCCATACCGTGGGTGAGTTTGGCGTGGTGCTGATGATCGGCGGCAATATTCCCGACAAGACCCGGGTGGTCTCGGTGCAGATCTACGATCACGTCGAAGCCATGGAATACGCCCAAGCCCACTGGCTGGCCGGGGCCATGGTGGTGTTTTCTTTCCTGGTGTTGCTGGCGCTCTACTCCAGCCGTAAAACCAAAGCGGGCTGGAGCTGA